In one window of Bacteriovorax sp. BAL6_X DNA:
- a CDS encoding lipopolysaccharide assembly protein LapB yields MKYLLLLLLSTSVFAAKFNVKSDPSDCDVYVIDKNGKRVSLGKTPYEADVETMQTNYGANGPIQIEVFKPGFEPYSLSVPILAKSDIDISANLKVEKNIELAQDFDFLVGDLFDVLRLMRGKNFDLAFAKLEKLEVKFPHFSIIHEMKGSISYLKKDFKNSLAFYRKAFGINPKNREAYKMKIYLEKKFNVSKNEGGK; encoded by the coding sequence ATGAAGTACTTATTACTATTATTACTATCTACATCTGTATTTGCTGCTAAGTTTAATGTTAAGTCTGATCCTAGTGATTGTGACGTATACGTTATTGATAAAAATGGTAAAAGAGTTTCTCTTGGAAAAACACCATATGAAGCTGATGTCGAAACGATGCAAACAAATTATGGTGCAAATGGACCAATTCAAATTGAAGTTTTTAAGCCTGGATTTGAACCATATAGTTTATCTGTTCCAATTCTTGCAAAGTCGGATATAGATATCAGTGCTAATTTAAAGGTTGAGAAAAATATTGAATTAGCTCAGGACTTTGACTTTCTAGTTGGTGATTTATTTGATGTACTAAGGTTAATGAGAGGAAAGAACTTTGATCTTGCTTTTGCTAAGCTTGAAAAACTTGAAGTAAAATTTCCTCACTTTTCGATTATTCATGAAATGAAAGGTTCTATTTCATACTTAAAGAAAGATTTTAAAAACTCTCTTGCTTTCTATCGTAAAGCTTTTGGGATTAATCCTAAAAATAGAGAAGCATATAAGATGAAAATTTATTTAGAAAAGAAATTTAATGTTTCTAAGAATGAAGGAGGTAAATAA
- a CDS encoding fibronectin type III domain-containing protein, with protein sequence MKFLSIVLSLLLLASCVGKVEDANLENARNAESGRQTFQFAGISKVIPISNDKAEVYFFPANGPASELTYLIKVNDATIPVEVKADSLTVNDEGMYRFTVRNLNVNTEYTFSVGVRDGSTGSQSENDATLTARTFSNYTADFAGVSSVEPLVGAAGQNTVLVKWVPAVTLGSTYNPMPNDPIAYEVAYIAADDGTISDLFNNTHPAIQRDLKPGEVTASTGGTTERERQVTGLMPGKQYYFRVRSIHKSYGTYQDTQGYRFEENNKVASVTTLGSGGLFDWDTLSLRVSTPDKNLGLTSIDLTWAAAAGPFENYRIYNYKLGEAEEDVDLVRARIPEEIDSSVIDPLNSAGDYRTADADEFSKRIGSLEEYDYYLTFVIACRTLTCGDGERIIGKPVFYRAVPKLASFSGILGIQSPQDISRLNEITINFDPPVIETGYLNGFDIYCYEGESDTSPTLLNFNVANASGKAACDGLIRIDDNPSDYTGFGSYTNVRIQGNFFGPGDTVADKEYCFSAVPKISGNNFSLNDVENAIVKCITPIVKVPTVEQFPGVLNACNTGADYITVGWDAPTGGIYDKYAVFYKEKDGKVFKYTDALANDPAYTRVDDIVATTYTYTIPSLVPGKIYQFGVLPYIDGPDPIYADINTGLGECKIEVPKPKFEEWVDIFAIGPKANGMVTPTGPDRNKDYILETLNDSGQPIEVEVDPSTLAPTSSFEDQFGVASGSTQFSGVYGAKDGVTTNSLHQYSNSGIIRIAWKDVTFTSGTLSMQTFIDAYETGMQKKDHKIGYRVYRSDDNKITWKDITSGDFDFQTLTNKGLIHPADYTERSRTNEVLETYRAVMFTDYSVKHIQAGDDYNHARVYYYKVVPVFRGVELEYERETTNPQHIIKVVLPPENMALVHRLMANRQQCRELGKVHSKDISQKYTCSWNGVGARGLTSPWIKGSTVYDFGPSMLIDRFELGCNFTRGDYAYEKSNFSGTIPNFTGSNDLGSGFMGCFNGNVPSFTAGANHPNTGESYTDRSQLRVGDCFGEDTASIAITSNACSDPDTADRRNFISPGLYGDFTDCTDPANIAKNFFDPYAGNGSYASYNVQSEFAAVYYSRNAVKSYEDRISHGYYRGAGGAALADGNNLRNKNYLGPSRCMINIPVSDSTDGDKLKPRWIAVNNLSTLAHGVDDVDILDMSINDVLANNKLYDSGINAAPSPTYTNVDASPRYRGNTKLSRIFSSNDSKLPPLTGLSQSQASRVCNSYEVKIGTYDDDAEEFNQIGPIREKRLMRRGEGVTASRYPKDFDEAAVAELETGTRSDAPVTSGVNFENSCNVYDRDVVSGAATNQQRSGDRLMINMPSSYQGTVTTPRRIPFISGSSFYDNGGTQFTTQACTSRFGVQDIIGNKAEISSEQIFCGFESEKLMLGAGLASNSVEAPNGAYYLNTLISWVMSDTDTGRCSFVEPGGARGGNYLVNGAFTPIFDLFGNVNTEVAESVNSIDPGSVSYYRNGDGFFLDFGQDNFAPKLSINDTMALKWDQDVIDRAQDISTDPRRGRYFNPIIGLPLECQGSLCSESLDNMSISLDTFVTDFSLDASTMDIPNFPIGDSQIFSDGMSETRISRNAYMSPSSREYFYDFIETVDPSTDTYATYSSTRGGALKSSLDNDGTSVDYVRWSLSRDTPIYMLNFGESNTKSSGRYSAKFNARNDHEQMRTEYSAVRCVVRIDDESFQ encoded by the coding sequence ATGAAATTTTTATCAATTGTACTTAGTTTATTATTACTTGCCAGTTGTGTTGGAAAAGTAGAAGACGCTAATCTCGAAAATGCAAGAAATGCAGAGAGTGGACGACAGACTTTTCAGTTTGCAGGTATTTCTAAAGTTATCCCTATTTCAAATGATAAGGCTGAAGTTTACTTCTTTCCTGCAAACGGACCTGCATCAGAGTTAACATACCTTATAAAGGTTAACGATGCGACGATTCCTGTTGAAGTTAAAGCAGACTCTTTGACAGTAAATGACGAGGGTATGTATCGTTTTACTGTACGTAACTTAAATGTAAATACTGAATATACATTCTCTGTGGGTGTACGTGATGGTAGTACTGGAAGTCAGAGTGAGAATGATGCAACTTTAACGGCCAGAACATTTTCAAACTATACAGCTGACTTCGCAGGCGTATCAAGTGTCGAACCTCTTGTTGGTGCAGCTGGACAAAATACTGTTCTTGTAAAATGGGTACCGGCCGTAACACTTGGGTCGACTTATAATCCAATGCCAAATGATCCAATTGCATATGAAGTTGCTTATATCGCAGCTGATGATGGAACAATTTCAGATTTATTCAATAATACACATCCTGCAATTCAAAGAGATCTAAAGCCTGGTGAAGTAACAGCATCAACAGGTGGAACGACTGAAAGAGAAAGACAAGTTACTGGATTAATGCCAGGTAAGCAGTATTATTTCAGAGTAAGATCTATTCATAAGAGTTATGGAACTTATCAAGATACACAAGGTTACCGCTTTGAGGAAAATAATAAAGTTGCTTCAGTTACAACATTAGGCTCAGGTGGGCTTTTTGATTGGGATACACTCTCTCTAAGAGTGTCTACTCCAGACAAAAACTTAGGTTTAACTTCTATCGATTTAACTTGGGCAGCTGCAGCAGGGCCTTTTGAAAATTATAGAATATATAATTATAAGCTTGGTGAAGCAGAAGAAGATGTTGATCTTGTAAGGGCAAGAATTCCAGAGGAAATAGATTCTTCAGTTATTGATCCATTAAATTCAGCTGGTGATTATCGTACTGCTGATGCAGATGAATTTTCAAAAAGAATAGGAAGTTTGGAGGAGTATGATTACTATCTAACATTTGTAATTGCTTGTCGTACTCTAACTTGTGGTGATGGTGAGAGAATAATTGGAAAGCCAGTTTTCTATCGTGCTGTACCAAAGCTAGCTTCTTTCTCTGGTATCTTAGGTATTCAGAGTCCTCAAGATATTTCTAGACTTAATGAAATAACAATAAACTTCGATCCTCCAGTAATTGAAACGGGTTACTTAAATGGATTTGATATTTACTGTTATGAGGGGGAAAGCGATACAAGTCCTACACTTTTGAACTTTAATGTTGCAAATGCAAGTGGGAAGGCGGCATGTGATGGGCTCATTAGGATAGATGATAATCCTAGTGATTATACTGGATTTGGCTCTTATACGAATGTACGTATTCAAGGAAACTTCTTTGGGCCTGGGGATACTGTTGCTGATAAGGAGTATTGTTTTTCAGCTGTTCCTAAAATTTCTGGGAATAATTTTTCATTAAATGATGTTGAAAATGCGATTGTAAAATGTATTACTCCAATCGTTAAGGTTCCAACTGTAGAGCAATTTCCAGGTGTTCTAAATGCATGTAATACGGGTGCTGATTATATTACTGTTGGTTGGGATGCTCCAACTGGTGGTATTTATGACAAGTATGCTGTTTTCTATAAAGAAAAAGACGGTAAGGTATTTAAGTATACAGATGCACTAGCAAATGATCCTGCCTATACTCGAGTTGATGATATTGTTGCGACAACATATACGTATACAATCCCTTCTCTTGTTCCTGGAAAGATTTATCAATTTGGTGTTCTTCCTTATATTGATGGTCCAGACCCTATTTATGCAGATATCAACACTGGATTAGGTGAGTGTAAAATTGAGGTACCGAAACCAAAGTTTGAAGAATGGGTTGATATTTTTGCAATTGGTCCAAAAGCAAATGGTATGGTTACACCAACGGGACCTGATCGTAATAAAGATTATATTTTAGAAACATTAAACGATAGTGGTCAACCAATTGAAGTTGAAGTTGATCCCTCAACACTAGCTCCAACAAGTAGTTTTGAAGATCAGTTTGGCGTTGCAAGTGGAAGTACTCAGTTTAGTGGTGTTTATGGTGCTAAAGATGGAGTGACAACAAACTCTCTCCACCAATATTCAAATTCCGGAATCATTCGTATTGCTTGGAAGGATGTTACTTTTACTAGTGGTACGCTTTCAATGCAAACATTTATTGATGCCTATGAGACCGGTATGCAAAAGAAAGATCATAAAATTGGATATCGTGTATATCGCTCAGATGATAATAAAATCACTTGGAAAGATATCACAAGTGGTGACTTTGATTTCCAAACTCTGACGAATAAAGGTTTAATTCACCCTGCTGATTATACAGAAAGAAGTCGTACTAATGAAGTACTTGAAACATATCGTGCCGTGATGTTTACAGACTATTCTGTAAAACATATTCAGGCCGGTGATGACTATAATCACGCTCGTGTTTACTATTATAAAGTAGTTCCTGTTTTTAGGGGAGTTGAACTCGAGTATGAAAGAGAGACAACGAATCCTCAGCATATTATTAAGGTTGTTCTACCTCCTGAGAATATGGCACTTGTTCATAGGCTTATGGCAAACCGTCAGCAATGTCGTGAACTTGGAAAAGTTCACTCAAAAGATATTAGTCAGAAATATACTTGTTCTTGGAATGGGGTGGGGGCCAGAGGTCTAACATCTCCATGGATTAAAGGATCAACAGTTTATGACTTTGGCCCAAGTATGTTGATTGACCGTTTTGAATTAGGTTGTAATTTCACGAGAGGGGATTACGCTTATGAAAAAAGTAACTTTTCTGGAACGATTCCAAACTTTACAGGTTCTAATGATTTAGGTTCTGGTTTTATGGGGTGTTTTAACGGTAACGTTCCTAGTTTTACAGCAGGAGCTAATCACCCTAATACTGGAGAGTCTTATACTGATCGAAGCCAACTTCGTGTCGGTGATTGTTTTGGTGAGGATACTGCTTCAATTGCAATTACAAGTAATGCATGTAGCGATCCAGATACTGCTGATCGAAGAAACTTTATTTCTCCAGGACTTTATGGTGACTTTACTGATTGTACTGATCCGGCCAATATTGCGAAAAATTTCTTTGATCCTTATGCTGGAAATGGAAGTTACGCTTCTTATAATGTGCAAAGTGAATTTGCAGCAGTTTACTATTCAAGAAATGCTGTTAAAAGTTATGAAGACCGTATTAGTCATGGTTACTATAGGGGTGCTGGTGGTGCGGCCCTTGCCGATGGTAATAACCTAAGAAATAAAAATTACCTTGGGCCATCACGTTGTATGATTAATATTCCTGTATCGGATTCAACTGATGGTGATAAGCTTAAGCCAAGATGGATTGCTGTAAATAATCTTTCTACTCTTGCTCATGGTGTAGATGATGTTGATATTCTTGATATGTCGATAAATGATGTTCTTGCTAATAATAAGTTATACGATTCAGGGATTAATGCAGCTCCAAGTCCTACTTATACTAATGTTGATGCATCACCACGTTATCGTGGAAATACAAAATTATCACGTATCTTTTCTTCTAATGATTCAAAACTTCCTCCACTAACAGGACTTAGCCAGAGTCAGGCAAGTCGTGTGTGTAATTCATATGAGGTAAAGATTGGAACATATGATGATGATGCGGAAGAATTTAATCAAATTGGGCCAATAAGAGAAAAGAGGCTTATGCGTCGTGGAGAAGGAGTAACGGCAAGTCGCTATCCTAAAGACTTTGATGAAGCAGCTGTTGCAGAACTTGAGACAGGAACAAGAAGTGATGCTCCTGTAACAAGTGGTGTGAATTTTGAAAATTCATGTAATGTCTACGATAGAGACGTTGTAAGTGGAGCAGCGACAAATCAGCAAAGATCAGGTGATCGTCTAATGATCAATATGCCAAGTAGTTACCAAGGAACAGTAACGACGCCGCGTCGTATACCATTTATTTCTGGTTCAAGCTTCTATGATAATGGCGGAACGCAATTTACGACTCAGGCCTGTACATCACGTTTTGGTGTACAAGATATTATTGGAAATAAGGCCGAAATTTCATCAGAACAAATCTTTTGTGGTTTTGAAAGTGAAAAGCTAATGCTTGGAGCTGGTCTTGCCTCAAACTCTGTTGAGGCCCCAAATGGTGCTTACTACCTAAATACGTTAATCTCTTGGGTTATGTCTGATACAGATACTGGCCGTTGTTCATTTGTTGAGCCAGGTGGAGCGAGAGGTGGTAACTATCTTGTTAATGGTGCTTTTACACCTATTTTCGATCTCTTTGGAAATGTTAATACTGAAGTTGCTGAGTCAGTAAACTCAATTGATCCTGGAAGTGTTAGTTATTATAGAAATGGTGACGGCTTCTTCTTGGACTTTGGGCAGGATAACTTTGCACCGAAACTTTCAATTAACGATACTATGGCCCTTAAGTGGGATCAGGATGTTATTGATCGTGCTCAGGATATTTCAACAGATCCACGTCGTGGACGCTACTTTAATCCAATTATAGGTTTACCTCTAGAATGTCAGGGTAGTTTATGTTCAGAAAGTTTAGATAATATGTCGATTTCTCTTGATACTTTTGTAACAGACTTTAGTCTCGATGCTTCGACAATGGATATTCCAAATTTCCCTATTGGTGATAGTCAGATTTTTTCAGATGGGATGTCTGAAACTAGAATTAGTCGTAATGCGTATATGTCTCCATCTTCAAGAGAATATTTTTATGACTTTATCGAGACTGTAGACCCTTCAACGGACACATATGCCACATATTCAAGTACTCGTGGTGGTGCTCTAAAGTCCTCGCTGGATAATGATGGAACATCTGTTGACTATGTTAGATGGAGTCTTTCTCGAGACACGCCAATCTATATGCTGAATTTTGGAGAATCAAATACAAAGAGTAGTGGCCGTTATTCAGCAAAGTTTAATGCTAGAAATGATCACGAGCAGATGAGAACTGAATATTCAGCGGTTAGGTGTGTTGTACGCATCGATGATGAGTCATTTCAATAA
- a CDS encoding fibronectin type III domain-containing protein, with protein MKKYVWLILFFFTIISCTPVEKAEETAEILNDGVDGTVEFSVVGNLDRGEFLLGGLGDEILIRVKNNTGYNLSDAQLLIDQTSSAGVKFFPDEAGESESPGFGGDCGLIIPSKATCYYKLRYEARTSGIHTQDLQFNYKTLIDNFSQSTQLKFLTGTPASLVFEEEKINYSFGVVERTEPKVFTQRLVVVNTGELRARNITMTKLDNTTSNAISIVSNTCGTVLLQNETCELVVEFEAKNYGVDAPDGNVDVDYNSNIRFDYGRDPEGGINALNVYFDAKSIRIEGDIQIGGLPNLSFDDLVVGNIDTQTLKVSNKGYKEAIVLSVDIRNASNTLVARCLRDDSSGGDNLICRDPLGDLTNSSSNLPLTIVPFKFLDTSKCFIDVNDFSYVRGEDGRITNTALKQVAGRTVSDPGGSCFFNVTFHPSVQFGTDGSFNNFRFNVRYDSTWKDNVVIKNDLESDENSYVVEDANYLAAAKLSFDVIEYKNTTYTNTDTADNDLFDYDLGRISLIANSNYKERLRIRVNNSGSTFGEVVSVTDGAQPTPNAITETSYNINNYYQNIKNSGCGFLNPYNGQCDILFDLNPIVSTNPDSTAAENEENSAMYDVLEAYPNRYKIFRIKYKDGTTYNDDMSPRTDREIEMKMRGLLVRKGLLSFSDYTMTEGITFSPVTANETRYFHLKLENVGTGGITYINLNTPFVFPGTSFWAPDSNTPLFGGEIVDNPNTALVNGVDKDCYNIMDSGGAAGPVAASPGTNAPSLLSPGEVCSLTIKLEKLSNDKREDSYYSTNDRKWQRHFSAPLNGSHALREYTSGMMVQDIFNFGYFDGDGIADAATGYTPELDGHGGFYSTQDYPVAINSRRSAALVPEGAQPMISAILWRQQVDIPSHSPLAGEWGKSFGSYSIPAMYRDLAKGTAEEPISYAPTKSINRIAPFRDSTYDYVLYAGTYYAGETVSLPFQLYNAGERQASSLVEMLNGDSEFAVTTMPGAVGQASLANIELSFAPVTQGTFQTELEIQYRDGSQTLVDRDSYSYTDNIKSLRILVVAEAVAANTGRISLKSQKYTVEYDELTSSHTEALDVAVTDHNLVMNGYDTATSVSVEAVRGSNVYAKTRLVFTNEGTTTVNNVKFNLKTSLLGAIHDNNGAGVGYSLESVNCGASLAPGASCFADVKHKASIAELPLTTRYGIISYDIGSDQYYAESFRIQFTAVDPAKVAAGNLITNNISDGSGGTIPNAYFIDIGTYINPAHPILSTYPSGSLIKNINLNNPSDEKASFLKEYREYVGNQSAVIPAGDFHTIYNQGFIKVELNRPCFYGDDEDGALPEEEWGFNVNTTSTCTMRVTFTFDETYLGQYVDESENYAILKYYDSKRASVSTLPIYVKGFIEPNRSNAMTNEIFNVETDDTGRIYLEWVDFTPINNDWGPIISYRVYYSEFENNLNDLYNSTGLTFVETAGVTPSVEITGLLQNRFYYLKVVAVRETSSGKQYISMPNGFTTKEVVVPDETAIYDYSRGLIIDKFALPEGSGSPTFITKSEAIENCEGTTRTIRKMGGNRSRAKELIDLNDYYLIKADDTNSDYPFFAFPHWLADAQEDIAPLFPGFSCDLTNMHNEEDSIMYIKSCDNCTCNNLSKIVGGEDFPLDTIIYTYDDFSGAARCRVSQDDF; from the coding sequence ATGAAGAAGTACGTATGGTTGATCTTATTCTTTTTTACAATTATTTCGTGTACTCCTGTCGAGAAGGCAGAGGAGACTGCTGAGATCTTAAATGATGGAGTCGATGGTACTGTTGAATTTTCTGTCGTAGGAAATCTCGACCGAGGAGAGTTTCTACTTGGTGGGCTTGGCGATGAAATACTTATAAGAGTAAAAAATAATACTGGTTATAACCTAAGTGATGCACAACTTTTAATAGATCAAACTTCATCTGCGGGGGTTAAGTTTTTTCCTGATGAAGCTGGTGAGTCAGAAAGCCCTGGTTTTGGTGGGGATTGTGGACTTATTATTCCTTCTAAAGCAACTTGTTATTATAAGTTGAGATATGAAGCACGAACTTCTGGTATTCATACTCAAGATCTCCAATTTAATTATAAAACTCTAATTGATAATTTTTCACAGTCAACACAGTTGAAGTTTTTAACGGGAACTCCAGCATCATTAGTATTTGAAGAGGAGAAAATTAATTATTCATTTGGTGTTGTTGAAAGAACGGAGCCAAAAGTTTTTACTCAAAGACTTGTTGTTGTTAATACGGGAGAATTAAGGGCCCGCAATATCACAATGACTAAACTTGATAACACGACATCAAATGCGATTAGTATTGTTTCAAATACATGTGGAACTGTGCTTTTACAAAATGAAACGTGTGAACTTGTTGTTGAATTTGAGGCTAAAAATTATGGTGTAGACGCACCTGATGGTAACGTTGATGTTGATTACAACTCAAATATTAGATTCGATTATGGCCGTGATCCTGAGGGAGGTATTAATGCTCTTAACGTTTACTTTGATGCCAAATCAATTCGAATTGAAGGAGATATTCAAATTGGTGGTCTTCCTAATTTAAGTTTTGATGACCTTGTCGTAGGTAATATTGATACACAAACATTAAAAGTTTCTAATAAAGGATATAAAGAAGCGATTGTTCTTAGTGTTGACATTAGAAATGCATCAAATACGCTTGTTGCACGATGTTTAAGAGACGATAGCTCTGGGGGAGATAATCTAATCTGTCGTGATCCTTTAGGAGACTTAACAAATAGTTCAAGTAATCTACCTTTAACTATAGTTCCTTTTAAATTTCTTGATACAAGTAAATGTTTTATCGATGTAAATGATTTTAGCTATGTTCGTGGTGAAGATGGTCGAATAACTAATACAGCATTAAAACAAGTTGCTGGAAGAACGGTTTCTGATCCAGGCGGTTCTTGTTTCTTTAACGTTACTTTTCATCCTAGTGTGCAGTTTGGAACAGACGGGAGCTTTAATAACTTTCGCTTTAATGTGCGTTATGATTCAACATGGAAAGATAATGTCGTAATAAAGAACGACCTAGAGTCAGATGAGAATAGCTACGTTGTTGAGGATGCTAATTATTTAGCTGCTGCAAAACTAAGCTTTGATGTCATTGAGTATAAGAATACAACATATACTAATACAGATACTGCTGATAATGACTTATTTGATTATGATCTAGGACGTATCTCACTAATTGCTAACTCAAACTACAAAGAAAGACTTAGAATTAGAGTTAATAATAGTGGTTCGACGTTTGGTGAAGTTGTAAGTGTTACTGATGGAGCACAACCTACTCCTAATGCTATTACTGAAACAAGCTATAATATTAATAACTATTATCAAAATATAAAAAATTCTGGATGTGGTTTTCTTAATCCATATAATGGCCAGTGTGATATTTTATTTGATCTAAATCCAATTGTATCGACAAACCCTGATAGTACTGCCGCTGAGAATGAAGAAAATTCAGCAATGTATGATGTACTAGAGGCATATCCAAATCGTTATAAAATTTTCAGAATCAAGTACAAAGATGGGACTACTTACAATGACGATATGTCTCCACGAACAGATCGTGAAATAGAGATGAAGATGCGCGGCCTTCTTGTGAGAAAAGGCTTATTATCTTTCTCCGATTATACAATGACAGAAGGTATTACATTTTCTCCTGTTACGGCCAATGAAACACGCTATTTTCATTTAAAGTTAGAAAATGTTGGTACTGGCGGTATTACTTATATCAACCTCAACACTCCTTTTGTATTTCCTGGAACTTCCTTTTGGGCCCCAGACTCCAATACTCCTCTATTTGGTGGTGAAATTGTTGATAATCCAAACACAGCCCTTGTGAATGGTGTTGATAAAGATTGTTACAATATTATGGATTCTGGTGGTGCTGCAGGGCCAGTTGCTGCGTCTCCTGGGACAAATGCACCTTCTCTTCTTTCTCCTGGAGAAGTTTGTAGTCTAACAATTAAATTGGAAAAATTATCAAATGATAAACGTGAAGATAGTTACTACAGTACTAATGATCGTAAATGGCAACGTCATTTTTCGGCTCCTCTAAATGGCTCGCATGCTCTAAGAGAATATACTAGTGGGATGATGGTTCAAGACATCTTTAATTTTGGATACTTTGATGGAGACGGGATTGCTGATGCTGCAACTGGATATACGCCTGAATTAGATGGACATGGTGGATTCTATTCGACTCAAGATTACCCTGTTGCAATAAACTCGAGAAGATCTGCGGCGCTTGTTCCTGAAGGAGCACAGCCTATGATTAGTGCAATTCTATGGCGTCAGCAGGTTGATATCCCTTCTCACTCACCACTTGCAGGGGAGTGGGGAAAAAGCTTTGGAAGTTATTCTATTCCTGCTATGTATCGAGATCTTGCTAAGGGAACAGCTGAAGAGCCTATTTCTTATGCTCCGACAAAGTCTATTAATAGAATTGCTCCTTTTAGAGATTCTACATATGACTATGTTCTTTATGCGGGTACTTACTATGCTGGAGAGACGGTTTCACTTCCTTTTCAATTATATAATGCAGGAGAAAGACAAGCTTCTTCGTTAGTTGAAATGTTAAACGGCGATAGTGAGTTTGCTGTTACAACAATGCCTGGAGCAGTTGGCCAAGCATCTCTGGCAAATATTGAATTAAGCTTTGCTCCGGTAACTCAAGGTACTTTTCAAACTGAACTAGAAATTCAATATAGGGACGGATCGCAGACTCTAGTCGATCGTGATTCATATTCTTATACAGATAATATTAAGTCGCTTCGTATTCTTGTTGTTGCAGAAGCAGTTGCGGCAAATACTGGAAGGATTTCATTAAAGTCTCAAAAGTATACTGTTGAATATGATGAATTAACTTCTTCTCATACTGAAGCTCTCGATGTGGCCGTAACTGATCATAACCTAGTTATGAATGGCTATGATACTGCAACATCGGTTAGTGTTGAAGCCGTTCGAGGTTCAAATGTTTATGCAAAAACTCGTCTTGTCTTTACAAATGAAGGGACAACTACTGTTAATAATGTAAAGTTTAATTTAAAGACGTCACTTCTTGGGGCCATCCATGATAATAATGGTGCGGGTGTAGGATACTCTCTTGAGTCTGTTAATTGTGGAGCAAGTTTGGCTCCAGGTGCTTCTTGTTTTGCTGATGTAAAGCATAAGGCAAGTATCGCAGAGTTACCGCTGACAACTCGTTACGGAATTATTTCATATGATATTGGTTCCGATCAATACTATGCAGAATCTTTTAGAATTCAGTTTACAGCAGTTGATCCTGCCAAAGTTGCTGCTGGGAATTTAATTACTAATAACATTAGTGACGGATCAGGTGGGACAATTCCAAATGCTTACTTTATTGATATTGGAACTTACATAAACCCGGCCCATCCGATACTTTCAACATACCCAAGTGGGTCATTGATTAAAAACATTAATTTAAATAATCCAAGTGATGAGAAAGCAAGCTTCTTAAAAGAGTATAGGGAGTACGTTGGTAATCAAAGTGCAGTGATTCCTGCGGGAGACTTTCATACAATATACAATCAAGGTTTTATTAAAGTTGAATTAAATCGACCATGTTTTTATGGTGATGATGAAGATGGCGCCCTTCCAGAAGAAGAATGGGGATTCAACGTGAATACTACTAGTACCTGTACAATGAGAGTCACATTCACATTTGATGAGACATACCTTGGGCAGTATGTAGATGAAAGTGAAAACTACGCTATTTTAAAATACTACGATAGTAAAAGGGCATCAGTTTCTACACTTCCAATTTATGTCAAAGGGTTTATTGAGCCAAACCGTTCAAATGCGATGACGAATGAAATCTTCAATGTTGAAACAGATGATACTGGAAGAATTTATTTAGAATGGGTTGATTTTACACCAATTAATAATGATTGGGGACCAATCATTTCATATCGAGTTTACTATAGTGAATTTGAAAATAATTTAAATGATTTATACAACTCTACTGGTTTAACTTTTGTTGAAACAGCTGGTGTTACACCTAGTGTTGAAATTACAGGGCTTCTGCAAAATAGATTCTACTACTTAAAAGTTGTTGCTGTTAGAGAAACATCATCTGGTAAACAGTATATTTCTATGCCTAATGGATTCACAACGAAGGAAGTTGTCGTTCCTGACGAGACGGCAATTTATGATTATTCGAGAGGACTAATAATTGATAAATTTGCTCTTCCTGAGGGGTCCGGTTCTCCTACTTTCATTACAAAGTCTGAGGCCATTGAAAATTGTGAAGGAACGACTCGTACAATAAGAAAAATGGGGGGGAATAGAAGTAGAGCAAAAGAGCTTATTGATTTAAATGATTACTACCTAATAAAGGCCGATGATACAAATAGTGACTATCCTTTCTTTGCGTTCCCGCATTGGCTAGCCGATGCTCAAGAGGATATTGCGCCATTATTCCCTGGCTTTAGTTGTGATTTAACAAATATGCACAATGAAGAAGATAGTATTATGTATATTAAGAGCTGCGATAATTGTACATGTAATAATTTATCAAAGATTGTTGGAGGGGAAGACTTTCCTCTTGATACAATCATTTATACTTATGATGACTTTAGTGGTGCAGCTAGATGTCGTGTTTCACAAGATGATTTCTAA